Proteins from a single region of Styela clava chromosome 1, kaStyClav1.hap1.2, whole genome shotgun sequence:
- the LOC120344574 gene encoding sesquipedalian-1-like, translating to MKINEKALSAFANCNICSDKEGWLWKKGELNTSYQKRWCVLRGNLLFYFDKRYDKDPIGVIVLENCTVQLAEGGDSSYTFSIIFLGNGMRTYKLVADDEESCNDWIKSLSLCSFRYLKILVEELEEKSNQTKYQPTLLIPDSQQIPLVRGLKNAASTEDISKGRVKTTKKITKSSSEKSLQNLIDTDEKPLKIVNTSLDGAKTKTIFYPLLSQPHTLLKVEYGGKGKTKKQTFLASNKSKIPTLTSANRSFVAMHEYFRQGIEELAVSLS from the exons ATGAAAATTAATGAGAAGGCTTTATCGGCGTTTGCAAACTGCAATATATGTTCAGATAAAGAAGGATGGTTATGGAAAAAGGGTGAACTGAATACAAGCTATCAAAAAAGATGGTGTGTACTACGTGGCAACTTACTTTTCTACTTTGATAAAAG ATATGACAAGGATCCAattggtgttatagttcttgaAAATTGTACAGTTCAACTAGCAGAAGGTGGAGATTCTTCCTACACATTTTCTATTATATTTCTTGGGAATGGCATGAGAACTTACAAACTTGTAGCAGATGATGAAGAATCATGCAATGATTGGATAAAATCATTGTCACTATGCAGTTTTAG ATATTTGAAAATACTGGTGGAAGAATTAGaagaaaaatcaaatcaaactAAATACCAACCAACATTGCTTATTCCAG ATTCCCAGCAAATTCCCTTAGTAAGGGGTCTAAAGAATGCTGCAAGCACAGAAGATATATCAAAAGGGAGAGTCAAGACTACAAAAAAGATCACCAAATCAAGTTCGGAAAAAAGTTTGCAAAATTTAATTGACACTGATGAAAAGCCTCTAAAAATAGTTAACACTTCTTTGGACGGTGCAAAaaccaaaacaatattttatcctCTTTTGTCGCAACCACATACCCTCCTCAAAGTTGAGTATGGGGGTAAAGGCAAAACTAAAAAGCAGACATTTCTAGCCTCAAACAAATCGAAAATACCTACTTTAACTTCCGCAAATAGGTCATTTGTTGCAATGCATGAGTACTTTCGTCAGGGCATTGAAGAATTAGCTGTTTCGTTGTCCTGA
- the LOC120340100 gene encoding 5'-deoxynucleotidase HDDC2-like yields MYKLVTRNFCHINRNMNKYKDMMTFYSLVGRLKKIKRSGWVRKGVEDPETISGHMYRMSIMAMTMCEPDLRKDHCMKLCLVHDMAECIVGDYTPCDGISKEQKYTEETNAMKQLGDLLPQHNAEEIQSLFQEFEEQKTPESIFVKDLDRLDMILQAYEYENDSERPGWLQEFFDSTEGYFKTQTVKDFVATLKEKRSAEGTK; encoded by the exons ATGTATAAATTAGTAACTAGAAATTTCTGTCATATCAACCGAAATATGAATAAGTATAAAGATATGATGACATTTTATTCATTAGTGGGAAGATTAAAG AAAATCAAGCGGTCAGGCTGGGTGAGAAAGGGAGTGGAAGATCCTGAAACAATAAGTGGACACATGTATAG AATGTCAATCATGGCAATGACAATGTGTGAACCAGATTTACGGAAGGACCA TTGTATGAAACTTTGCTTGGTTCATGACATGGCAGAATGTATTGTTGGAGATTACACCCCGTGCGATGGGATTTCGAAAGAACAAAAATATACGGAAGAAACG aaTGCAATGAAACAACTTGGAGATTTGTTGCCTCAACATAATGCCGAAGAGATTCAAAGTTTATTTCAA GAATTTGAAGAGCAGAAGACACCTGAATCAATATTCGTAAAAGATCTTGATAGGTTGGATATGATTTTACAGGCttatgaatatgaaaatgaCTCTGAAAGGCCTGGTTGGCTTCAAGAATTTTTTGACAGTACGGAAG gttATTTTAAAACCCAAACTGTGAAAGATTTTGTTGCAACTTTAAAAGAGAAGAGGTCTGCAGAGGGAACGAAATGA
- the LOC120348355 gene encoding uncharacterized protein LOC120348355 isoform X2 yields the protein MDTKRTQLDENNNETPPLKRRRNNLCNIVSLPGPGETQLRHKRAKRVQSQWAYLPAEVLVKIFGYLVNQDTGALPCLLRLSKVCRHWRMTANIPFLWSNLHFAPYVLKSQRGFKNNVKSFRLMAGAHFCSVENLVCDELPMVAPIIIKTISNYARRIRVLSIQRCGSISMKNCLQAIVDRHLSSLQEFCICHTSIPTFDIRKILSGFYGSSFSTLLLHVSGSLKEFHLDNYGDLNAELYSCVDIMYWQSISILSVRYTNISARVLELLLHYCLTNIQVLNLDVCHCLPKCLRKRWEKDQLAQIKESLRQLHQQGRRHT from the exons ATGGATACAAAAAGGACTCAACTGGATGAAAACAATAATGAAACACCACCATTGAAAAGAAGACGAAATAACTTGTGTAACATTGTCTCACTGCCTGGGCCTGGAGAAACACAATTGCGTCACAAGCGTGCAAAACGAGTTCAAAGCCAGTGGGCATATTTGCCTGCAGAGGTTTTGGTGAAAATATTTGGATATCTAGTAAACCAAGATACTGGAGCATTGCCTTGCCTTCTACGGTTATCCAAGGTTTGCAGACACTGGAGAATGACTGCAAATATACCATTTTTATGGTCCAATTTACATTTTGCTCCATATGTGTTGAAAAGTCAACGGggatttaaaaataatgtgaaGTCGTTCAGATTAATGGCAGGAGCTCATTTTTGCTCTGTGGAGAATTTAGTATGCGATGAGTTGCCCATGGTTGCTCCAATTATTATAAAAACGATATCTAATTATGCAAGAAGGATTCGGGTACTttcaattcaaagatgtggcTCAATTTCTATGAAGAATTGCTTGCAAGCTATAGTAGATCGACATTTGTCGTCACTCCAAGAATTTTGTATATGTCATACATCAATTCCTACCTTCGACATCAGAAAAATCTTGTCAG GATTTTATGGATCAAGCTTCTCTACTCTATTGCTTCATGTTAGTGGATCTTTAAAAGAATTCCATCTGGATAATTATGGAGATTTAAATGCAGAACTATATTCCTGTGTAGATATAATGTATTGGCAGTCAATTTCCATTCTTTCTGTGCGCTACACCAACATTTCAGCTCGAGTTTTAGAACTGCTTCTCCATTACTGTCTTACAAATATACAAGTATTGAATTTGGATGTCTGCCATTGTCTACCGAAATGTTTAAGAAAAAGATGGGAGAAAGATCAATTAGCACAAATAAAAGAAAGCTTGAGACAATTACATCAGCAGGGAAGACGACATACATAG
- the LOC120340080 gene encoding DDB1- and CUL4-associated factor 1-like has product MENTTTSARDAEKQFSELVEAWKSNHESSDYDPVPFLTDCAKLFEEETIEFHKGDPDPFDERHPEYAQPGCVFGKLLVSLSKSHDFMDKLTSSYFRVTTNPKNPSQITLASARFLLAALPGLEPHTLFKEKEWLIKLLSEWVTDADEPLRTYATGLLVGAIEPQKTSNDEYIRMISILLKRLWNHVRPGKFPESECDGSTFKVDSSIGVKTSSQSRSQKRKLSNSSDAPKLKRIFSEKPHTSTHSPAPNGEMHFTSDYYDNDLSNSSWSEQMPAMIGCSYSLEPPLHSEVCQRFILDFLKCLGEYQDLLSIFLELKALELINIYIKEKKFDGLLIFKALEFLASLLCHNKVATEFIELNGIQNLLSVQRPSMGSTGVSLCIYYLAYKKDAMERACQLPARILSDLVKYALWLLECSHETGRSHAALFFSFSFSFRVILQLFDKMSGLRCLMNMISMSKIIINVLDDNYDPDEDANRLFMRQTTRTVCAALKKYFEAHLQIKVCSAQKSIPKSKERHTIVESVSKYKPMVSSREQFFENLEVLGEISVTDASFRSMSNWLPVLNFYRLDGIALMVKVIDIACDWVTYTGQIEVIRSALDVLAVVTLLPSPQLTLCKHHTLNKKFTGISIMLDIAKGGTLFAVEGETQKSALAVIVNCVRDYATDHRKSTPGPQDTPRSKSSQSKTEKREMVWKYVQYNNGISVLLSLLVINQPALHADEVRYFACKALLGLSNYKPIAQIMSKLPFFIGGQVQSVAREPVLHYKKRLHTKFCKCMGALLEKVSGRPMNLELDLDAIRISHIVSETHMQYENKEVLQMIHNHLVWSKLHNAAEILARDACLFADNQKSILSTPKSRPRAASSGISEHRNNGSGDASSSVNRRISFTRGSHALGDTPTSSHIINIPNQSTSRRHLKGKSDPLSAYNGSNGQQRFKLSQNGIVSVKPKPLICRSKEPPSPPTLNSIIEENFKHQHAQCRNPVATVPEFSLFSQHRCPDPRYRVEASTNVMKRLVSREGICPRWGGIGGEVCDRQLVYSRYKPGYVFKGSEDRKVPFCSVAFMPGDEQIVLGDYQGDVVIHNLYSAEDQVIQGVAGMPISALQPSRNGDSILVTAESIWANNCSLHSLGTQLEHKFTFEDIDHAEFSKLHQDKIIGTKEHKATVYDVNTGSALDTFEREDMCCYYKENRATFSPDDKLILSDGLLWDVRKPHTLPIHKFDQFNTTISGVFHPNGLQVVINSEVWDLRNYHLLHTIPALDQCNLTFNSGGTIIYAVRTKDTYTSEEQNINKSLMSAFRTFDALEYKQLAFNAVRHQIYDLAVDSKDCSVAIVETLAQDEEWREPAMSVCRFYEVGMTRGDEDDEDVESHFDDEDNESDGDGSSISGSSNGDDGSSQGEDHDLDRLSDMLRDDNDNSSGDDISFDIIDSSSDWQTTDDEEWAA; this is encoded by the coding sequence ATGGAAAATACTACTACTAGTGCTAGAGATGCTGAAAAGCAGTTTTCTGAATTAGTTGAAGCATGGAAGTCAAATCACGAATCAAGCGATTATGATCCAGTGCCATTTTTGACTGACTGCGCAAAACTTTTCGAAGAAGAGACAATAGAATTTCATAAGGGTGATCCTGACCCTTTTGATGAGCGTCATCCTGAATATGCACAACCTGGATGTGTTTTTGGAAAGTTACTTGTTTCTCTCTCAAAGTCGCATGATTTCATGGATAAACTTACATCATCTTACTTTCGTGTGACAACAAATCCAAAGAATCCATCTCAAATTACGTTAGCCTCTGCACGATTTCTCTTAGCCGCTTTACCTGGATTAGAGCCTCATACGTTATTCAAAGAAAAAGAATGGTTAATCAAACTCCTTTCTGAATGGGTAACAGACGCTGATGAGCCACTAAGGACATATGCAACAGGTTTGCTTGTTGGTGCCATAGAACCCCAGAAAACTTCTAATGATGAATATATAAGAATGATATCAATTTTGCTCAAAAGATTATGGAACCATGTTAGACCTGGTAAATTTCCAGAGTCAGAATGTGATGGATCTACTTTTAAAGTTGATTCTTCTATCGGAGTTAAGACTTCTTCACAATCTCGCTCACAAAAACGCAAGTTATCAAACAGCTCAGATGCCCCAAAACTAAAAAGAATATTCAGTGAAAAACCGCATACGAGCACACATTCCCCAGCACCGAATGGCGAAATGCATTTTACGAGCGATTACTACGACAATGACCTGAGTAACAGTAGCTGGTCTGAGCAAATGCCTGCGATGATAGGATGCAGTTACAGCCTTGAACCTCCTCTACATTCAGAAGTCTGCCAAAGATTTATTCTTGATTTTCTAAAATGTTTGGGAGAGTATCAGGATTTGTTATCAATTTTCCTTGAACTCAAAGCACTagaattaattaatatttacataaaagaaaagaaatttgATGGACTACTAATATTCAAAGCATTAGAGTTTTTGGCATCTCTTCTGTGTCACAATAAAGTAGCCACGGAATTCATTGAATTAAATGGAATACAGAATCTTTTATCCGTTCAAAGACCATCAATGGGTTCAACAGGTGTTTCCCTATGTATTTATTACTTAGCATACAAAAAAGATGCAATGGAAAGAGCTTGTCAGCTGCCTGCTCGTATTTTGAGTGATTTAGTGAAATATGCTCTTTGGTTGCTGGAATGCTCTCACGAAACTGGTCGATCTCATGCGGCATTGTTCTTCTCATTTTCTTTCTCATTCCGAGTGATTTTACAGCTTTTTGATAAGATGAGTGGATTACGTTGCCTTATGAATATGATAAGTAtgtcaaaaattattattaatgtacTAGATGATAACTATGATCCTGATGAAGACGCCAATAGACTTTTCATGCGCCAAACAACAAGAACAGTTTGTGCAGCACTTAAAAAATACTTTGAAGCTCATTTGCAGATTAAAGTTTGCTCGGCTCAAAAATCGATTCCAAAATCCAAAGAAAGACACACCATTGTGGAATCTGTATCAAAATATAAACCAATGGTTTCCAGTCGCGAACAATTCTTTGAAAATCTTGAAGTTCTCGGTGAAATCTCAGTTACTGATGCCAGCTTTCGATCTATGAGTAACTGGCTACCTGTTCTCAATTTTTATCGATTAGATGGAATTGCATTGATGGTGAAAGTGATTGATATTGCATGTGATTGGGTGACTTACACAGGCCAAATAGAAGTTATACGTTCAGCTTTGGATGTACTTGCCGTGGTAACTCTCTTGCCATCACCGCAATTGACTTTGTGTAAACATCACACtctcaataaaaaatttaccgGTATTAGTATAATGTTGGATATAGCAAAAGGGGGAACTCTGTTCGCAGTTGAAGGTGAAACACAAAAGTCAGCTCTTGCTGTAATTGTGAATTGTGTGAGGGATTATGCAACTGATCATCGTAAATCAACACCTGGGCCACAAGATACACCACGTTCCAAATCTTCACAATCTAAAACAGAAAAGAGGGAAATGGTGTGGAAATATGTTCAATATAATAATGGTATTTCTGTTCTTCTCTCATTACTAGTCATAAATCAACCTGCTTTGCATGCAGATGAAGTGAGATATTTTGCATGCAAAGCGCTATTGGGATTATCAAATTATAAACCAATTGCtcaaattatgtcaaaattgccattttttatTGGTGGACAAGTACAATCTGTTGCTAGAGAACCAGTTCTTCACTACAAAAAACGATTGCatacaaaattttgcaaatgtATGGGAGCCCTTTTAGAAAAAGTTTCTGGTAGGCCAATGAATTTGGAGTTGGATTTAGATGCAATTCGTATATCACACATTGTTTCTGAAACGCACATGcaatatgaaaataaagaagTTCTTCAAATGATTCATAATCATCTAGTTTGGTCAAAGCTGCATAATGCAGCAGAAATTCTTGCTAGAGATGCTTGTTTATTCGCAGACAATCAAAAAAGCATCCTTTCGACGCCAAAATCCAGACCAAGAGCAGCTTCCTCAGGAATATCTGAGCACCGAAATAATGGCAGTGGTGATGCCAGTTCTAGTGTGAACAGGCGAATTAGTTTCACAAGAGGTTCTCATGCATTAGGAGACACACCAACTTCATCTCATATTATCAACATTCCAAACCAAAGCACCAGTAGGAGACATTTGAAAGGTAAAAGTGATCCTTTGTCTGCTTACAATGGCTCTAATGGCCAACAAAGGTTTAAGTTATCACAGAATGGGATTGTTTCGGTAAAGCCAAAGCCTTTGATCTGCCGAAGTAAGGAACCACCAAGTCCACCAACGTTGAATTCCattattgaagaaaattttaaacatcAACATGCTCAATGTCGAAATCCTGTTGCCACAGTTCCAGAATTTTCACTGTTCAGTCAACATCGTTGTCCAGATCCACGTTATAGGGTCGAAGCATCAACAAACGTCATGAAAAGATTGGTTTCTCGTGAGGGAATTTGCCCTCGCTGGGGAGGAATTGGGGGTGAAGTGTGTGACAGACAACTTGTTTACAGTCGCTATAAACCGGGATATGTTTTTAAAGGATCAGAAGACAGAAAAGTACCATTTTGTAGCGTTGCTTTCATGCCAGGTGATGAACAAATAGTTCTTGGGGATTATCAAGGAGATGTTGTTATTCATAATCTTTATTCAGCTGAAGATCAAGTAATACAAGGTGTTGCAGGAATGCCAATTTCAGCTCTGCAGCCCTCTCGTAACGGAGATTCAATACTAGTTACTGCAGAATCAATTTGGGCCAATAACTGTAGTCTTCATTCATTAGGCACACAACTTGAGCATAAGTTTACATTTGAAGACATAGACCATGCtgaattttcaaaacttcaccAAGATAAGATCATTGGGACAAAAGAACACAAGGCCACTGTTTATGACGTAAATACTGGAAGTGCTTTAGACACTTTTGAGCGAGAAGATATGTGTTGTTATTACAAGGAAAATCGTGCGACTTTTTCTCCAGATGATAAACTTATTCTTTCAGATGGACTTTTATGGGATGTTCGTAAACCTCACACGTTGCCAATTCACAAATTCGATCAATTTAATACAACAATTAGTGGCGTATTCCATCCAAATGGTCTACAAGTTGTTATTAATAGCGAAGTCTGGGACTTGAGAAACTATCATCTTCTTCATACAATACCTGCCCTTGATCAATGTAACCTTACATTTAACAGCGGAGGAACCATAATTTACGCAGTCAGAACCAAAGACACTTATACCAGTGAAGAACAGAATATAAATAAGTCATTGATGTCAGCTTTTCGTACTTTCGATGCACTCGAATACAAGCAACTGGCATTCAATGCTGTTAGACATCAGATCTATGATCTTGCCGTCGATAGCAAGGATTGCAGTGTTGCTATCGTGGAAACGTTAGCTCAAGATGAGGAATGGCGTGAACCGGCCATGAGCGTGTGTCGATTCTATGAAGTTGGTATGACAAGAGGAGATGAGGATGATGAAGACGTTGAGAGTCATTTTGACGATGAGGACAATGAGAGTGACGGAGATGGCAGCAGCATTTCTGGTAGTTCTAATGGTGACGATGGGTCCTCGCAAGGTGAGGATCATGATCTAGACCGGCTTAGCGATATGCTTCGTGATGACAATGATAATTCTAGTGGAGATGACATCAGTTTCGATATCATTGATTCATCAAGTGATTGGCAAACAACAGATGATGAAGAATGGGCTGCTTGA
- the LOC120348355 gene encoding uncharacterized protein LOC120348355 isoform X1, with the protein MDTKRTQLDENNNETPPLKRRRNNLCNIVSLPGPGETQLRHKRAKRVQSQWAYLPAEVLVKIFGYLVNQDTGALPCLLRLSKVCRHWRMTANIPFLWSNLHFAPYVLKSQRGFKNNVKSFRLMAGAHFCSVENLVCDELPMVAPIIIKTISNYARRIRVLSIQRCGSISMKNCLQAIVDRHLSSLQEFCICHTSIPTFDIRKILSGAAEQLTRLVMINPEFPRNLQISLNHLKNLTVLKIECGRTFRISNIKKLKPLRVLHLINMHLDSSDCLEVDFPELEDLNLSVNDYFYVKETDNRMLTSIFSKSPNIRTVNLHNRRMNVYHLIPSLENCRKIEFLDISGFYGSSFSTLLLHVSGSLKEFHLDNYGDLNAELYSCVDIMYWQSISILSVRYTNISARVLELLLHYCLTNIQVLNLDVCHCLPKCLRKRWEKDQLAQIKESLRQLHQQGRRHT; encoded by the exons ATGGATACAAAAAGGACTCAACTGGATGAAAACAATAATGAAACACCACCATTGAAAAGAAGACGAAATAACTTGTGTAACATTGTCTCACTGCCTGGGCCTGGAGAAACACAATTGCGTCACAAGCGTGCAAAACGAGTTCAAAGCCAGTGGGCATATTTGCCTGCAGAGGTTTTGGTGAAAATATTTGGATATCTAGTAAACCAAGATACTGGAGCATTGCCTTGCCTTCTACGGTTATCCAAGGTTTGCAGACACTGGAGAATGACTGCAAATATACCATTTTTATGGTCCAATTTACATTTTGCTCCATATGTGTTGAAAAGTCAACGGggatttaaaaataatgtgaaGTCGTTCAGATTAATGGCAGGAGCTCATTTTTGCTCTGTGGAGAATTTAGTATGCGATGAGTTGCCCATGGTTGCTCCAATTATTATAAAAACGATATCTAATTATGCAAGAAGGATTCGGGTACTttcaattcaaagatgtggcTCAATTTCTATGAAGAATTGCTTGCAAGCTATAGTAGATCGACATTTGTCGTCACTCCAAGAATTTTGTATATGTCATACATCAATTCCTACCTTCGACATCAGAAAAATCTTGTCAG GAGCGGCTGAACAACTAACACGTCTTGTAATGATCAATCCTGAATTTCCGCGTAATTTACAAATCTCTCTCAACCATCTGAAGAATCTTACAGTTCTAAAAATTGAATGCGGCAGAACTTTTCGCATAtccaatataaaaaaattgaaacctTTGAGGGTGCTGCACTTAATAAACATGCATTTGGATAGCAGTGATTGTCTGGAAGTTGATTTCCCAGAATTAGAAGATTTGAATTTGTCTGTTAATGATtatttttatgttaaagaaaCAGATAATCGAATGCTCAcctcaattttttcaaaaagtccTAACATAAGGACCGTCAATTTGCATAATCGTAGAATGAATGTTTACCATTTAATCCCCTCTCTGGAAAACTGTCGTAAAATTGAATTTCTCGACATATCAGGATTTTATGGATCAAGCTTCTCTACTCTATTGCTTCATGTTAGTGGATCTTTAAAAGAATTCCATCTGGATAATTATGGAGATTTAAATGCAGAACTATATTCCTGTGTAGATATAATGTATTGGCAGTCAATTTCCATTCTTTCTGTGCGCTACACCAACATTTCAGCTCGAGTTTTAGAACTGCTTCTCCATTACTGTCTTACAAATATACAAGTATTGAATTTGGATGTCTGCCATTGTCTACCGAAATGTTTAAGAAAAAGATGGGAGAAAGATCAATTAGCACAAATAAAAGAAAGCTTGAGACAATTACATCAGCAGGGAAGACGACATACATAG
- the LOC120348429 gene encoding uncharacterized protein LOC120348429, which yields MKFFEYNCFKPAPHTFPESKNQSCIWTPVFGQKPQPSQRSHHAVCVCDNQIFMYGGRGVKGTTNQFWVYSFDDSKWEELFPVGDSPPPLEGHTMVVYDENIYIFGGETSFATADESPLWCYNITQMKWTKIGTEGKVMAPCGRRHHTAVLYMDAMCVYGGYQDLIGPTREMWLFDFETKSWHFDVAASCDSAPDARYGHCATVNNQSMWVCGGLTGLKPNADVFIWNFELMVWIPVKTKGGPPVLSYHSMHTVGNSMYVFGGRNVLGDSSNDMWCLNMKDKCWKKCNFNDTVKPPAISGHCLISHFTPVLQKKNEPRTRSLPNVKKKKASLKSTPPTKQRSVSCGKLPNNSQFLQKSESFDAENEINFLDKTVLVTKNCPSEYAYDNPASELSDKDTLPRIDTISSDKVASLSTEESESVNAAGNKLPSNTFLDGSKFFQVPKPSMRTKLHNSNMRYGYVSSRMKHGSLQAPGNGLSNFSYNLIQDSLDKTSTNSTETSFVYLPEDLKMAENVVHTSFDDGNPVPVISHEFPDITTVKPFRIDPNMSPKVWDMEMQPIENEMGAQAEAALIIDDTIESNHIDEKSNFELSSNIAKRFQTQFSASSEQDIVMLVLGGRVANVNPNSISPFCMWQCKIPSVASSY from the exons ATGAAATTTTTCGAGTACAATTGTTTTAAACCAGCACCACATACATTTCCTGAATCTAAG AATCAATCGTGTATTTGGACACCTGTGTTCGGGCAAAAACCTCAGCCTTCACAAAGAAGTCATCATGCAGTATGTGTATGcgataatcaaatattcatgtATGGAGGGCGTGGAGTGAAAGGAACTACAAATCAATTCTGGGTGTATTCATTTG acGATTCGAAATGGGAAGAACTTTTTCCAGTTGGGGATTCCCCTCCTCCTTTAGAAGGGCACACTATGGTCGTATATGatgaaaacatatatatttttggagGGGAAACAAGTTTTGCTACGGCAGATGAATCTCCATTATGGTGTTACAACATTACACAAATGAAGTGGACAAAGATTGGCACAGAAGGAAAAGTGATG GCCCCTTGTGGGAGAAGGCATCATACAGCAGTTTTATATATGGATGCGATGTGTGTTTACGGAGGATATCAAGATCTGATCGGACCTACTAGAGAAATGTGGCTTTTTGATTTTG AGACCAAGTCATGGCATTTTGATGTTGCAGCATCCTGTGATTCTGCTCCAGATGCGAGATATGGTCATTGTGCAACTGTAAACAACCAATCAATGTGGGTTTGTGGAGGACTGACGGGACTGAAACCAAATGCTGATGTATTCATTTGGAATTTTG AATTGATGGTATGGATTCCTGTCAAAACAAAAGGTGGACCTCCGGTATTATCCTATCATTCAATGCACaca GTTGGCAATTCTATGTATGTTTTTGGAGGACGAAATGTATTAGGAGATTCGTCAAATGATATGTGGTGTTTGAATATGAAAGACAAATGTtggaaaaaatgtaattttaatgACACTGTGAAACCTCCTGCTATATCTGGACATTGCCTGATTAGTCATTTTACTCCTGTAttgcaaaagaaaaatgaacCTCGCACAAg ATCCTTACCCAATGTAAAGAAGAAGAAAGCTAGTTTAAAGAGCACTCCGCCAACAAAACAACGAAGTGTATCTTGTGGAAAATTACCaaacaattcacaatttttgcaaaaatctgAGAGCTTTGACGCAGAAAACGAGATAAACTTTTTAGATAAAACAGTGCTGGTAACGAAAAACTGCCCAAGCGAATATGCATATGATAACCCTGCGAGTGAATTATCTGATAAAGATACTTTACCTCGTATTGATACGATTTCATCTGATAAGGTTGCAAGCTTATCTACAGAAGAAAGTGAAAGTGTTAACGCTGCTGGTAATAAATTGCCTTCAAACACTTTTCTTGATGGTTCAAAATTCTTTCAAGTTCCGAAACCGTCAATGCGGACTAAACTACATAACAGTAATATGCGTTATGGTTATGTTTCATCGAGGATGAAGCATGGCAGTTTACAAGCTCCCGGAAATGGATTGTCAAATTTTTCCTATAATCTAATCCAAGATTCTTTGGATAAGACATCAACTAACTCTACAGAGACTAGCTTCGTATATTTACCAGAAGATTTAAAAATGGCAGAAAATGTTGTTCATACCTCGTTTGATGATGGCAACCCAGTGCCCGTTATATCTCATGAATTCCCAGATATTACTACTGTAAAGCCTTTCAGAATAGATCCAAATATGTCCCCTAAAGTGTGGGATATGGAAATGCAGCCAATTGAAAATGAGATGGGTGCTCAAGCTGAGGCAGCACTGATCATTGATGACACTATTGAAAGCAATCATATAGATGAAAAATCGAATTTCGAACTCTCAAGCAATATTGCGAAACGTTTTCAAACCCAATTTTCAGCATCGTCAGAGCAAGATATCGTTATGTTAGTACTTGGTGGTAGAGTGGCAAACGTAAATCCTAATTCTATTAGCCCGTTTTGCATGTGGCAATGCAAAATACCATCAGTAGCATCTTCTTATTAA